In Parageobacillus sp. KH3-4, the genomic window CGGTAAACAAAAACAAGTATGGGCAACTTCGACTACTGTCGCTGACTTTTTAAAACAACAAAACGTGAAATTAGGCGAACTCGACCGTGTTGAACCATCTTTGCAAGAAAAAGTAAAAGAAGATATGATTGTAAAAGTGGTTAAAGTTCAAAAAGTCACCGATGTAGTGGAAGAACCGATTAATTTTGCAGTCGTCACTCGCCAAGACGCGCAATTGCCAAAAGGAGAACGGCGTGTCATCAGCCCTGGTGAAAAAGGAAGTGCTTTGAAAAAGTATGAAGTAGTGCTTGAAAACGGAAGAGAAGTATCGCGAAAATTAATGGAAACAAAAGTAATTAAAGCAAGCAAAAATCGCATTGTTGCAATCGGCACACGATCCACTCGTGCGCAAAGTCGTTCTGTTCAAATAGCGTCTCGCGGTCAAAGACATGCAGCGAAAGAATTTTATGTTACTGCCACCGCTTATACCGCTTATTGTGAAGGCTGTTCGGGAAAAACGAGCACAGGAATTGACTTGCGCGCAAACCCTTCTGCGAAAGTTATCGCGGTTGACTCGAGCGTTATACCAATCGGATCAAAAGTGTACGTAGAAGGATACGGATATGCTATTGCTGCCGACACAGGATCGAGTATTAACGGTTATAAAATTGACGTGTTTTTCCCGAAAGAATCGGACGCGTTTCGTTGGGGGAAAAAACGCGTAAAAGTGAAAATTCTTCAATAAAGATGCGGAGGGTTTTTTACCCTCTGCTTTTTCGTTATAATGAAGAAA contains:
- a CDS encoding G5 and 3D domain-containing protein — its product is MILPNMRRISDSLRKNFTVTASSFIAFSATTGFAGYEIAKDDVTLTANGKKQEIRTHAKTVKEVLQEQNIEPRKEDYVYPSLDTPITDDLNIVWEASKKVTLIMDGKKQEIWTTAKSVGELLNSQHIKIGEHDKIAPSPNAKIKKGMEVNVEKAFPVHLNVGGKQKQVWATSTTVADFLKQQNVKLGELDRVEPSLQEKVKEDMIVKVVKVQKVTDVVEEPINFAVVTRQDAQLPKGERRVISPGEKGSALKKYEVVLENGREVSRKLMETKVIKASKNRIVAIGTRSTRAQSRSVQIASRGQRHAAKEFYVTATAYTAYCEGCSGKTSTGIDLRANPSAKVIAVDSSVIPIGSKVYVEGYGYAIAADTGSSINGYKIDVFFPKESDAFRWGKKRVKVKILQ